The following are from one region of the bacterium genome:
- a CDS encoding prolyl oligopeptidase family serine peptidase, with the protein MALFMTGAHDPRVDPMRSRKMIARLQTANRSGHPIVLRTSSTTGHGICTTLSDQPNQQADRSAFLFSDHQASIGDANLCQR; encoded by the coding sequence GTGGCACTGTTCATGACCGGCGCCCATGATCCGCGCGTCGATCCGATGCGTTCGCGTAAGATGATCGCCAGACTGCAGACGGCCAACCGCAGCGGCCATCCGATAGTATTGCGCACCAGTTCGACAACTGGCCATGGTATCTGTACTACGCTGAGCGACCAGCCGAACCAACAGGCGGATCGGTCCGCGTTTCTGTTCTCAGATCACCAGGCTTCGATCGGTGATGCAAATCTATGCCAGCGTTGA